One genomic window of Candidatus Baltobacteraceae bacterium includes the following:
- a CDS encoding AAA family ATPase yields MVKRDRVTREFQRRADFPILFVRGPAGCGKSVALRDYLAASGQDWVLYDLKRERSTFARFVYGFTEALAARAPGARSAFAGAYEKAVVSQRPAEDLAAWLHEHIKALDVVIAIDNLHNAAGDPQSEAFVASLIDRMADNVRWIVSTRDADGFSLPVWMAFRWMDVPLEGTDLAFDRDDVAALGRNAGVALGAAACDRIVEETGGWATGVAATVHALSTAGTSSMTRFSAFEPMIDALLAQCDSWELRALIGTALMPDLSEELLGTGPASDAVGNLRRRAPYLFLGASGERYHDLVAEALRGRMQSIDPRDLQTAIGVAGQALRRRERFAEALELYAEANHPDQVAKLLELQGLRLLEQGYADVVERALACSERSGHVESAIVLALRAIVTSRLGRFDAAESWFNQALARAADNDTRMIEIKYLFACDLMRRYRPDALDLIAPHAANEELPASLRAGILSALGEAYMLSGDSDRAHDAVGKSLSLAHTLGDDAMKARVLARAAYVYHSDSQNEEGARYAIAAVEAAERASSFNVAAAAYSTLFAIAMDDEDSTAGHTYLDRLLENGLKSGNLGFLLYYFTNAFEIAVERHDLTELARSEAGLRAFDLHYDDADSHESLLPAQALRASWSGEFDYAYRLLFPTAAQQAGTDRTALRWGEVAFYAAAARRPAEAREAIDRVSETLGSIEQESSRSARARLLAYLAAALVIGNGEAERFVAELDASRLPARLTALHDAVRAIGEHIDGASNHDAVDRALRALYANNFGGFARMLEALPLPLAAHA; encoded by the coding sequence TTGCGGCGAGCGGGCAAGATTGGGTTCTCTACGACCTCAAGCGCGAGCGGAGCACGTTTGCGCGCTTCGTCTATGGGTTTACCGAAGCGCTGGCGGCAAGAGCGCCGGGCGCCAGGAGTGCGTTCGCGGGCGCCTACGAAAAGGCCGTCGTTTCGCAGCGCCCGGCCGAGGATCTGGCGGCGTGGCTGCACGAGCACATCAAGGCACTCGACGTCGTTATCGCAATCGACAACCTCCACAACGCCGCCGGCGATCCGCAATCGGAGGCGTTCGTGGCGTCGCTGATCGACCGCATGGCGGACAACGTGCGCTGGATCGTATCGACGCGCGACGCCGACGGTTTTTCGCTGCCCGTGTGGATGGCGTTCCGTTGGATGGACGTTCCGCTGGAAGGCACCGACTTGGCGTTCGACCGCGACGACGTGGCCGCGCTCGGACGTAACGCCGGCGTCGCTCTCGGTGCCGCCGCTTGCGACCGCATCGTCGAAGAAACCGGCGGGTGGGCGACGGGCGTCGCCGCCACCGTGCACGCCCTCTCCACGGCCGGGACGAGCTCGATGACCCGCTTTTCGGCGTTCGAACCCATGATCGACGCACTTCTGGCTCAATGCGACTCTTGGGAGCTGCGCGCACTGATCGGCACGGCGCTGATGCCCGACCTCTCCGAAGAGCTGCTCGGAACCGGCCCGGCGAGCGACGCAGTTGGCAACCTGCGCCGTCGCGCGCCCTACCTTTTCTTAGGCGCCTCCGGCGAGCGGTATCACGACTTAGTGGCCGAAGCGCTGCGCGGACGCATGCAATCGATAGACCCGCGCGATCTGCAAACCGCGATTGGCGTAGCGGGACAGGCGCTGCGCCGCCGCGAGCGTTTTGCCGAAGCGCTGGAGCTTTACGCGGAGGCCAATCACCCCGACCAGGTGGCAAAATTGCTCGAATTGCAAGGCTTGAGGCTTTTGGAACAAGGATACGCCGACGTCGTCGAACGCGCGTTGGCCTGTTCCGAACGCAGCGGGCACGTCGAATCGGCGATCGTCCTGGCCTTGCGCGCGATCGTCACCTCGCGTTTAGGCCGATTCGATGCGGCCGAATCCTGGTTCAATCAGGCGCTCGCGCGCGCCGCCGACAACGACACGCGCATGATCGAAATCAAGTATCTGTTCGCATGCGACCTGATGCGGCGGTATCGCCCCGACGCGTTGGATTTGATCGCGCCGCACGCGGCCAACGAGGAGCTTCCGGCCTCCCTGCGGGCCGGGATCTTATCGGCGCTGGGTGAGGCGTACATGCTCTCGGGCGACTCCGATCGTGCGCACGACGCCGTCGGGAAATCCCTATCGCTCGCCCACACGCTCGGCGACGATGCCATGAAAGCGCGCGTTCTCGCGCGAGCCGCGTACGTGTATCATAGCGATTCGCAGAACGAGGAAGGTGCTCGCTATGCGATTGCGGCCGTCGAAGCCGCGGAGCGAGCCTCGTCGTTTAACGTCGCGGCGGCCGCCTATAGCACGCTCTTCGCGATAGCAATGGATGACGAAGACTCCACAGCTGGTCATACGTACTTGGATCGGTTGCTGGAAAATGGCCTAAAGTCCGGTAACCTTGGGTTTCTTCTCTATTATTTCACCAATGCGTTCGAGATTGCCGTGGAGCGCCACGACCTGACGGAGTTAGCGCGCAGCGAGGCTGGGCTGCGCGCCTTCGATCTGCACTACGATGACGCCGATTCGCACGAATCACTGCTGCCGGCGCAAGCGCTGCGCGCTTCGTGGAGCGGTGAGTTCGATTACGCTTACCGTTTGTTGTTCCCGACGGCGGCGCAGCAAGCCGGAACCGACCGCACCGCACTCCGCTGGGGCGAAGTGGCGTTCTACGCCGCCGCGGCGCGCCGGCCGGCCGAAGCGCGCGAGGCGATCGACCGCGTGTCCGAAACCCTCGGCTCGATCGAGCAAGAATCGAGCCGCTCGGCACGAGCGCGTCTGCTCGCGTATCTTGCAGCAGCGCTCGTAATAGGAAATGGCGAAGCAGAGCGATTCGTTGCGGAGCTGGATGCATCGCGCCTGCCCGCGCGGCTGACGGCTCTGCACGATGCAGTCCGCGCGATCGGCGAACACATCGACGGGGCGTCCAACCACGATGCGGTGGATCGCGCGCTGCGCGCACTCTATGCAAACAACTTCGGCGGCTTCGCGCGCATGCTCGAAGCGCTTCCCCTCCCGCTGGCGGCGCACGCATGA